A region from the Geobacter benzoatilyticus genome encodes:
- a CDS encoding THUMP domain-containing class I SAM-dependent RNA methyltransferase, with translation MIIRRKAVQGPFSGEQSFFATAAKGVEEVLAREMTNIGLEGVVVEKGGVRFRGNLSACYRANLWLRTASRILIPLAEFPCDSPQSLYDGVRAIAWDRYLTPDTTLAVECVLRDSALTHSGFVALKTKDAIVDTLRDRFGRRPNVNPRDPDLLVHVHLARNSCTISLDSSGTSLDRRGYRTEAGEAPLRETLAAALVLLAGWDGTVPLVDPLCGSGTILVEAALMALNRAPGLLRGGFGFQRWPTFDASLWRRLVDEARQSERTSLAVPLRGSDRLENVLNVARSNSRRAGVEQFISYMPHDVREFVPPPPPGIIITNPPYGRRLGDEEQLKSFYRQVGDAFKQRCAGYTAWVLTGSIGLAKEVGLKASRRIVLYNGPLECRLLRYDLY, from the coding sequence ATGATCATAAGGAGAAAAGCGGTGCAAGGCCCCTTTTCCGGCGAACAGTCCTTCTTTGCCACTGCCGCCAAGGGAGTGGAAGAGGTTCTCGCCCGCGAGATGACCAATATCGGCCTTGAAGGGGTTGTTGTCGAAAAAGGGGGAGTCCGCTTCAGGGGCAACTTGTCGGCATGCTATCGGGCCAATCTCTGGCTCAGGACCGCCAGCCGGATACTGATTCCTCTGGCCGAATTCCCCTGCGATTCTCCCCAGAGCCTTTACGACGGGGTCAGGGCGATTGCCTGGGATCGTTACCTCACTCCCGACACGACCCTTGCCGTGGAATGCGTACTCCGCGACTCGGCCCTCACCCATTCCGGTTTCGTGGCGCTGAAGACCAAAGATGCCATTGTTGATACCCTCCGTGATCGCTTCGGCCGGCGTCCCAACGTAAATCCCAGGGATCCCGATCTCCTGGTGCACGTCCATCTGGCCCGAAACAGCTGCACCATAAGTCTCGACAGCTCCGGCACCAGTCTTGACCGGCGCGGATACCGGACAGAGGCTGGGGAGGCGCCGCTGCGGGAGACCCTGGCGGCGGCCCTGGTGCTCCTGGCCGGCTGGGATGGGACAGTCCCTCTGGTTGACCCCCTGTGCGGTTCCGGGACGATTCTCGTTGAGGCGGCCCTGATGGCGCTGAACCGTGCGCCGGGGCTTCTGCGAGGGGGCTTCGGATTCCAGCGCTGGCCCACGTTTGATGCCTCACTCTGGCGCCGACTTGTGGATGAGGCCCGCCAATCGGAGCGGACAAGCCTTGCGGTACCGCTCCGGGGCAGCGACCGTTTGGAAAATGTGTTGAATGTCGCCCGCAGCAACAGCCGCCGGGCCGGTGTCGAGCAGTTTATCTCCTACATGCCCCATGATGTGCGCGAATTCGTTCCGCCACCACCTCCGGGGATAATTATCACGAATCCTCCCTATGGCCGCCGCCTCGGTGATGAAGAGCAACTGAAATCTTTCTACCGGCAAGTGGGTGATGCATTTAAGCAACGTTGTGCCGGTTACACTGCGTGGGTGCTCACCGGCAGTATTGGGCTTGCCAAGGAAGTGGGGCTTAAGGCGTCCCGCAGGATTGTCCTGTACAATGGTCCCCTTGAGTGCCGGCTTTTAAGGTATGATTTATATTGA